Proteins co-encoded in one Chionomys nivalis chromosome 6, mChiNiv1.1, whole genome shotgun sequence genomic window:
- the Psapl1 gene encoding proactivator polypeptide-like 1 → MLCALILLSGLLGAANASPISGPQECAKGSEVWCQDLQAAAKCQAVRFCQSAVWSKPTVRTLPCSICQDVAAAAGNGMNPDATESDILASLMKTCEWLPSLESSAKCKMMVGIHSTAVLGMLSGTAGSALAPVCTALTLCEPLQRYLATATSESPPTQEDATEVMAPFLSNGALSFHPSQMLGGAVCQDCIQLISRLQGSLESNLTSAEVAVQDQCESLGPGLVALCKNYIRQQFVPAKQMLQILHPQEVCRKGGFCEEQREPAHRLAQMAAVNGVPSLEMELPRKNEMQMQLGLTCDVCLNVIQEMDKWLMTNSTEALVTHALERVCSIMPESLVQQCITLVETYSPNLVQLVTRVTPEKVCETIRLCNNRRQARSISRAEATTPALLVDEENQGSFCQGCKRILGVSSQNLDRKSTKRDILNAFKGGCRILPLPYVLQCNRFVAEYEPVLIESLRFMMDPTDLCKKMGACHSPKVPLLGTDQCVMGPSFWCKSPEAAEMCDAVEHCQRLVWKKPASGVKEQP, encoded by the coding sequence ATGCTGTGTGCTCTGATTCTCTTGTCTGGTCTCCTGGGGGCCGCCAACGCCAGCCCCATCTCGGGCCCCCAGGAGTGTGCCAAGGGCTCTGAGGTATGGTGTCAGGATCTGCAGGCAGCTGCGAAGTGCCAGGCTGTGAGGTTCTGCCAGAGTGCTGTCTGGAGCAAGCCCACAGTCAGGACCCTGCCCTGCAGTATATGCCAGGATGTGGCAGCCGCTGCTGGTAACGGGATGAACCCAGATGCTACAGAGTCTGACATTTTGGCATCGCTAATGAAGACCTGTGAGTGGCTTCCGAGCCTGGAATCTTCAGCTAAGTGCAAGATGATGGTGGGCATCCATAGCACAGCTGTTCTGGGCATGCTCAGTGGAACCGCAGGGAGTGCCCTGGCTCCAGTGTGTACTGCGCTCACCCTCTGTGAGCCACTGCAGAGGTACCTAGCCACTGCCACCTCAGAGAGCCCGCCAACCCAAGAGGATGCCACTGAGGTGATGGCTCCATTCTTGTCCAATGGGGCCCTCAGCTTCCACCCATCACAGATGCTTGGGGGTGCTGTATGCCAAGATTGTATCCAGCTGATCTCCCGACTCCAGGGTTCTCTGGAGTCTAACTTGACCTCAGCAGAGGTAGCTGTCCAGGATCAGTGTGAATCCCTGGGACCTGGCCTGGTTGCGCTCTGCAAGAACTACATCCGCCAGCAGTTTGTCCCCGCTAAGCAAATGCTGCAGATTCTCCACCCACAGGAGGTCTGCAGGAAGGGGGGCTTCtgtgaggagcagagagagcCTGCCCACCGGCTGGCTCAAATGGCCGCTGTGAATGGAGTCCCCTCTCTGGAGATGGAACTGCCGAGGAAGAATGAGATGCAGATGCAGTTGGGTCTGACCTGCGATGTGTGCTTGAACGTGATCCAGGAGATGGACAAGTGGCTCATGACCAACAGCACAGAAGCCCTCGTCACCCACGCTCTGGAACGAGTATGTTCCATAATGCCCGAATCTCTGGTCCAGCAGTGCATCACCCTGGTGGAGACCTACAGCCCCAACTTGGTACAGCTTGTGACCAGGGTCACCCCAGAGAAAGTGTGTGAGACCATCCGGCTGTGCAACAACAGAAGGCAGGCCAGATCCATTTCCAGGGCTGAGGCAACCACACCAGCCCTGCTGGTGGATGAAGAAAACCAGGGCAGCTTTTGCCAAGGATGCAAAAGGATACTGGGCGTATCTTCCCAGAATCTGGATCGCAAGAGCACCAAGCGGGACATCCTGAATGCCTTCAAAGGTGGTTGCCGCATCCTGCCGCTGCCGTATGTGCTGCAGTGCAACCGCTTCGTAGCGGAATATGAACCTGTGCTCATAGAGAGCCTCAGGTTTATGATGGACCCCACGGACCTCTGCAAGAAGATGGGGGCCTGCCACAGCCCCAAGGTCCCGCTTCTAGGCACGGATCAGTGTGTCATGGGCCCTAGCTTTTGGTGCAAGAGTCCAGAGGCTGCTGAGATGTGCGACGCCGTGGAACACTGCCAGCGTCTTGTGTGGAAAAAGCCAGCTTCTGGAGTCAAAGAGCAGCCATGA